GATGGAACCGGAAGATTTGTACCTTATATCAACAAATCAAAAGGTGCTGTTATCGCCGAGCCGGTAATATATTACGAAAATATGGATGAGTCCGGAGCATTTTATACCGTTCCTAAAAAGACACTTCATGATTATGTTGCGGATCCTTTCTCTTATCCTGTAGGAGGAAAGGACGTACTTATGGTTTCCATTGTGAAACCTGTTTTTAGAGGGGGAAGTTTTTCTGGAGTAGTAGGCATAGACCTCGCCATGGAAAACTTACAGGAACTTTTAGGACCGATCAAACCGTTTAGGGGAGAAGGTTATCTTACTCTTATTTCTCCAAATGGAACCTATGCTGCAAATGGAAAGGATCCTTCTTTAGTTGGTAAAAAAAATCCGGACCAAGAATGGTTGAAACAAATTGTAGAAGGAATTGCAAAAGGAAAACCTTTTTCTCTGCATGGCGGCGGAGAAGGTCACCATTTTTTCCCATTTTTATTAGGAAATTATGATAAACCTTGGGCAGTAGAAGTATCGATCCCAGATTCAATTTTTTGGTCTGATATGAGAGGAGTAATCCTCCAGACGATATTATCTTCTCTTGTGATCATGGTGGTGATTCTAATCATTCTGAACTTGATCTTCAATAGACTGATCACTAGTGGTCTATTAGAAGCAATCGGTTTTTCGGAGAAGATTGCAGATGGAGATTTAACTTCTCATATAGAAATCGCAAGGGAAGATGAGATAGGTAAGTTGTTAAAGTCCATGGATATGATGAAAGTGAACCTTTCAAAAATTATCCTGGATATTAAAACTTCTTCTACAAAACTAAATAGTACTTCTGATCAAATGGCTGAATCCAGTCGTAATTTCTCGGATGTGGCCCAAGCCCAGGCTTCTGCAGCTGAAGAATCTTCTGCAGCAGTAGAAGAACTTGCAGCATCCGCAGAGAATGTTCGTAGATCGATGGAAAAAGCGATTGAGAACATGAAGGAAATTGACACTAACGTAGTTCTTCTTCGTGAACAGATCGGGACCATTAATAACGAGATGCAGACATTATCTCAGGTAGCAAGTGAATCCCAAGAACGTGCAGTGACAGGTGAGAATGCGATGGGTGCTACCAATCAGGCCATGGATGAGATCGGAGAAAGTGCGAGTCGTATCAACGAAATTTTATCAATCATCACTGAAATATCAGAAAAGACAAATCTTCTGGCATTGAACGCAGCAATAGAAGCAGCGAGAGCGGGTGAGGCAGGTAAAGGATTTGCAGTAGTTGCTGAAGAGATCGGTAAACTTGCGTCACAAACTTCTTCTTCTGTGCAAGAGATTGGAGAGCTTGTAGATTCTACGAATAATGCGGTTCATAACGGGAATACAAAAGTTAAAGAAGCGAGTGATATACTTCGTAAATTAAGAACCTCAGTTGATTCTTTCGGACTATCTGCGAAGAAGGTATTGGAATCCGTAAAAACTCAGGAGAAGAATACACAAGATATCCATCAATCTGCGAATTTCCTAATGAGTTTCAGTTTACAGATAGAAGAAGCAGTCCAGGAACAAAAACGTGCAACGGATGAGATTACGAAGACGATCGTAAGTATTTCAGAAGGAACTCAAGAGGTTGCTTCCGGAGCGGATGATCTGACTTCTTATTCAAGTGAAATGCATGGGCAATCGGAAGGTCTTCTCAAATCCGTAGATAAGTTTAAACTTTAAGACACAGAGCTTTCAAAAGTCTCTGAGTTTTATCACACAGAGACGCAAAGGCGCAAAGTTTTGAATTTGTTGGAATTCCAACACGGCGGCTTCTTTGCGAATTCAGCGTTGTCTGTATGAAATAAATTACTGAGAAAGAATTCTCTCTATGATTTTTCTTTGGGATTGAAGAGAATCATTTCGGATTCCGTTTTCCATTTTGAAAATCGGTTTATTATTTTTTAATATTTCCAATTCCCAGGGTTTCTTTTCTAAAACCACATGCACATAGGAGACAAAAGAATCCGCAAAGAAATCGTCTGCATTTGTAGCAGAGTATAATGTAGGGAGAGGAGTTTGAGAAAGGATTGGATAAATTTTCTCCCAATTATCTTCTAAAGGAAGAGATTCGGAATAAAAATGGATCTGAGGTCGTATTGTAAAAACAGAATCATCCAAATAGCTGACCTTTTCCGATTTCCAAACTCCTTGATAAAACTCGAAATTTGCAAAGGATCTTTTAGAAGAAAAAAAGCTTGGACCTATCTTTTCCGTTTCGGAAATAATATGACCGAACTCATGCAATAATATATAACGAAGTGCATTTGCCTTCGTATTTTGTTTTTCCTCTTCTATTCGGATACGTATCTTTGTATTTCCTTTTTGGAATGTAGAATTTTCCTTATAACTGATCCAATCGTTCGCATTCCTGTTTAATGTATTTGCGTCTAAGATCACGAATCCGCCAACTGATTTGCCATCTTTTCGTATGATCCCGCTGACCGCGGAGCCTCCCAAATTTTCACAGACATAAATACGAAACAGTTTCTTCTTGAGAAGAGTTGCAACAGTCCCTGTTTGGGAATTAAGGGCATCTAACAGAGTCGTTTTGAATATGTTTAGGTCTTTCATCGGTGAAGGTGATTCGGTAAAACCATCTACTCGATTCAATTCTTTCACATAATTTAAGGCATGTTTATCCAAGTTAAAAATCTTAGAAGCCCAGTCTTCCGACTCCAACCCGACATAGTTTTCCATTTTTGAGAGAGGAGAGGAAGACAGAACATCTGCATAAGGATTTGGATCTCCTGCTTCTTCTTTACAGGAGTAGAAGATTTCAAAAATAAGAATGAATACGACAAACAATCGACACATTTCAGTCTTTAGCTTGGATTTCTTTTCGGAAAACATGCGGCTTTGAATGTGCAAAACTTGAGCTAGAACGAAAAGTATTTTTCTTTGCATCGCAAAAAATCGGAAAGAGAAGAATAGGGTTATTGATTTGCTTTTCATAGGCCCTTTGTAAGATTTGTGCCTGTCTCTCATGAAGACCGGTGTCCTTTTTTATAACACTTGTAGATTTCCCCGCAATTATGCTCGGACTTCTTTCTTGTTATGTATAGTCATATTGTTTCTTTATGGAGTCTCGATCTTTTCGGATGTGACCAATCCTTGGGAACTTCCTATAGACGAGAGGATCTTGAATCGCAAGGATGTGAGTCATATCGTTTTAGAGACAAGACCTGGCGGATTTCGCGTAACTTTACTGATTAACGAAAGATTTCCGTATAATTATAAATCAAAATCATCCGCTTTCTATTATTCTAATATTAAGGATTCTAAAGAAGGTTTGGAATTGGCGGAAAAATTAGACCGATATCTTAAGTCCGGCTTCAATATGAAGATCAGATTTAACGGATCGGAAATTTACGAATTTATATTAGATGAATCTATCCAATAAAAAAGCTAGCGGAATACTTAACCCTTGGTCTTTCCTGGAAACCGAGTTCAATTACAGGGAAGTAAGCGCCTGGAAAGACTTCGTCCGTATCGATCAGTCATTCATTCGACTTGCATTTTTCCTCCACTTCCTCGTCTATTTTTTAGTCTTGATTCCGGAAATACGGAATTCCCCACATGGAACCATCTATTTCGGGCTGATACTAAGTTTAAACATTCTCAGTTTGGTTCTTTCTTTCCAAAGAAAGTATCTTCCTGCAGTCATTCATGGTACAAATTTTAGCATTATTTTTTTAGTGATGCTGATCTTAAACGAATCTTTTTATACCTTCGATGATCTCCATAGTTTACAACTTTATAATAATTACTTCCTGCTCGTCGGATTTTTGGTTTTATTCCAGATGTTCCGACTTAAGGTGAAAGGTTGTTTCCTAACTGCCACCTATTCCATTGTATTACATCTTGGGTTTATTTATTTTAAACTAAAGGATGGTCCTCTTCCCGGATTCCCTTTGGTTCTATTCGTTCCAGACGTGGTCTATTTGATCTTAAGTCTGATTGGAACTACGATTGTAGTAATTGTCAGAAGGTTAGTTCGTATTTCCTCCGAACTGGATTCCGAGTATAGATTCTTGCAGCACGAACTTCAGATCGCGAGAAAAGTGCAGGAGACCTTATTTCCAGAAGATATTAGTATAAAGGGTTTTAGATACGAGGTATTTAGATCCACTCCCAATGAGATCGGCGGGGATTTTTACGATTTTATACAATTAAGGGAAGGAAACACAGGAGTTTTCTTAACCGATATTGCAGGCCACGGAATCGCTTCCGCGTTAGTCGCATCATTTATTAAAATTATGGTCGCGACGATGCCTTATCGTCTAAAGTTACATCCAGTTCGACTATTGGAATATTTAGACGAGACACTTCTAAGACAGTTCAAATCTCATCATGCTTCTGCGGTTTATATATTTTTCGATTTTATTTCCAGAGAGATCCATTTTGCGAATGGAGGACATCCTTATCTAATGCATTCCCAAAACGGAAATGACTTTAGGGAAATCGAAACTACTGGAAGTATATTAGGTTTTGGGATCAAAAGACCGATTGCGGAACTGGTTTCATTACCGATTGCATCCGGAGAAAGGTTGTTTTTATATACTGACGGATTGATAGAGAATAGAAATCCAACAGGAAAACAGCTTGGAAGTGAAGGCCTAATTGAAATCCTGAACAGAAATAAGTCTTTTACCGATTTAAAACAGTTTAAGGAAGCCGTCCAAATCGAATTGTCCGCATTTTTTGGAGACGCTGAATTCGAAGACGACACACTTTTCCTGATCATCGAGATGGAGTAAATATTATGAGCGAATCACTGATCCATTTACAAAAAGAAGGCAAACTGGCGATTTTAGAGATCAACCGTCCTTCTGCGTTAAACGCATTAAACGAAGAACTATTAAACGAATTAACTAGCGAGATCACTAATCTAGAAAAAGATCCGGCTATTCGCGTGGTGATCATCACCGGCCAAGGAAAAGCATTCGTGGCAGGAGCAGATATTGCCAAGATGAAAGAGCTGAATGTGGGTGGAGCTGAGAAGTTCGCAGCCTTAGGACAAAGCACTTTTGACCGGATCCAAAAGAGTAGATTGGTATCGATCGCAGCAGTGAACGGTTTTGCTTTGGGCGGAGGACTTGAACTTGCACTTTCTTGCGATATCCGTATCGGTTCTGAAAAAGCAAAATTAGGACTTCCAGAAGTTTCTCTCGGCTTAATACCCGGATTCGGTGGAACCCAAAGACTCGCAAGACTGATCGGCTACGGAAGAGCTGCCGAGCTTATTTTCACTGGAGACATGATAGGCGCAGAAGAAGCCTACCGAATTGGAATATTAAATAAACTTGTTAAAGATGGAGAAGACCTAATCTCCACTGCAAAGGCGACTGCCGAATCCATTCTAAAAAAAGGACCTATCGCAGTTTCCACAGCAAAATCAGTAATCCTGAACGGATTAGATATGCAATTATCCAAAGGACAAGAACTGGAGAAAAAAGAATTCTCCAATTTATTCTCCGGAAAAGAATCCAAGGAAGGAATGGGAGCCTTCTTAGAAAAACGTCCTCCTAATTTTTAAGGATTCATGAAAACTTTCAGATTTTTCATACTTTCTATTCTGTTCTGTCTTCCGATGGCGGGTTGGGGAGAATACAATTCTCCTCTGTATTTAGAAAAAACAACCATCTATATAGGTGATCATCCTCTTCTTGTAGAAGTGGCAAATACTGATGAATCTAGGCAGAGAGGATTGATGTTTCGCAAAAAGTTAGGAGAGAATGAAGGAATGATCTTCATTTTTCCCAATGAGGAATACCTATCTTTTTGGATGAAGAATACTTTAATTCCTTTAAGCATCGGCTATTTTTCGAAAGATAAGATGTTAGTTGATGTTTATGAGATGGCTCCGAACCAAACGCAAGTTTTGTATCATTCTACTCGAAAGGTACTGTATGCAGTCGAAGCAAATCCCCGTTGGTTTGCGAAACGTGGACTTGGAAAAAATTCTGTTTTAAAGATTGAGAATAGATTTATTGGAAAATGACCCGCCCTTAAACAGAGCGGATCTTTTGCAGCCTGGTCCGAATAGACCGGGCTTTTTTGTATTAAAGAGACTCTGCGGCTCTCAATTGTAGATCTTGCAAGCTTTGAGCTTCAACTACTTTAGAAGATTTTAATTTACCTTGTTCAGTAAGTTTTAAGATCACTTGGGATCCTACGGATTGAGAAGTAACTTCGATTTCGGAAAGTTGTCCTTCTCTCTCTACGAAAAATTTTCCAGGTTGAGAGCGGAAAGCAGTCAGAGTTTCTGATTTTCCTTCTTTAGAAACGGCAGTCAGATCCAATCTGGAACCGAATTCAGTATAAACCAAAGTAAGTTTTTCTCCGTCTTGCTCGAAAGATTTTGCGTATCTTCCTTCTTTATCGTACTCGTTTAGTCCTACAGGGTTACTTCCGGACCAGAACTCGATAAGGTTGAAAAGAAGAAAGTCGATAAATCCACCGATTGCCATTAAAAATCCGAAAGGAATATAAAATAGAACCGTTTTTACGATCTTTGCAAGAAGGCCACCGCCGACATTGATTCCGTCGTTAGCATTGTAAAAAACTCTTACAAGTGCGAATTTTCCGAAACAGTTCGCCAAGGAACCGAAGCTAGCTCCTACCAGTACCAAGGTCAGGATAATTTTTTTTAAAACGTTTTTCACCATTGAAAACGGAACTCCTTTATGTGAATGGAATGCGAAACTACGATTAAAGTATAGAAAAAATCTTGCAAGAGATTTACATTCTATCTTCCGTTTTGTAGGACAAAATCTTGACTAAAAAATCAATGCCTAAACTGATCCAATAAAGGGAAGAGAATCCCTTGACCTAGTTCCAGTCTCGGTATTTCTGGACCGAAAGACGGTTAATAATCATAAAGCCGTTCTAGGGGCGCTTGCCCGCTGACAGGGAACCTACGTGATCTTTCCCACACTGGAATTTTTTCTTTTTTTCGCCTTCGTATTTGTAACACATTGGTATATTTTACCGGCGCTTATTCCGGAGCCCAAATTACGCAAATCACTCATCCATATCTTCCTGCTCATCATGAGTTATATCTTTTATATGAGCTGGAACTGGAAATTTGGGGGTTTGATCTTATTATCCACCGTAATCGATTTCTTTTTAGCGGATCAGATCTTCGAATCCAAGAACCAAGGATTCCGCAAAAAGATGATCGTCATCAGCTTGGTGCTGAACCTTGTATTCATTTTAGGATTTTTTAAATATTACGGATTCTTAAGCGAGAACCTGAACGCACTTCTGCATACTTTAGGCTTCCAAAGTTTATTTCCCGTTCTTAAAATAGTTCTTCCTGTAGGGATTTCATTTTATACATTCCAAAGTTTGAGTTATACGATAGATGTATATAGGGGAGCGATTCCCTCCGAAAAAAATTTCATAAGATTTGCGTTATTCGTTTCCTTCTTCCCTCAGTTGGTGGCCGGGCCTATCGTTACTGCCAAAAGTTTTTTACCTCAACTACAAACAGAGAAGAAGATAGAAGATATCCCTTTTAGGAAAGCGATCCGTTATTTTCTAATGGGATATTTTAAGAAGGTCGTGTTATCGGATAATATATCTCCGATCGCAGATCTGATCTTTAAAAATCCGGATGCGTATTCTACGGAAGCACTTTGGTTAGGAGCATTTCTTTTCTGGGTGCAGGTATATTGTGATTTCAGCGGTTATACAGATATGGCGTATTCCGCGGCACTTCTTCTTGGTTATGAGCTGCCTGAAAACTTTAGAATGCCTTATATTTCTCAGTCGGTCACGGAGCATTGGAGAAGATGGCATATCACTCTTTCCACATGGCTTAGAGACTATGTGTATATCTCATTAGGTGGAAATCGTGTAGGGCTTTTCCGTCATAGATTCAATGTTTGGTTCACAATGTTCGTGGGGGGAATTTGGCATGGAGCCAATTGGACCTTTCTCATCTGGGGCTCCATCCAAGGTGGATTTCTATTAATAGAATCTGTATTAAAAGAATGGAAAGCGAAATGGTTCCCGAGTTTCACAATTTCAGATTCTTGGGATAAGTGGCTAACTCCTGTTAGAGTTTTATATGCAAGCACGGTGGCGGTCACCTTCGGAGTCATCTTCCGATCCGCAAATATAGAATCCGCTCTGAAAATGATCCACGGAATGTATGTCTACCAAAGCGGAGAGCTTAGACCTTATATGTTAAAGCAAGGGATCCCTGCGATACTTTGTGTGATCATCGGACATTATATCGGTTGGCTTCTTTACGAAAAAGGAAAGGAGATCAAGATCCCTGCTTGGCTGGAATTTTCTCTTTATCCATTGATCGCATTTTGTTTTGCGATCTTAAGTCCCGATGGAGAGATTCCTTTTATCTACTTCGACTTCTGAAAAAAGTAAAACGCTGGACACTTGTCGAATTCGTTTCTACTTTGAACCCTTATCGATGAGTGAGCCCGGCCAAAAACCTAGGAGTCCCAGATTTTATCCCAGAGATTTCGACGAGTACATCGTGCAGGTGGATTCAGGACTCATCACGTTAGAAGGTAAACTCGGAAATATTTCCGAATCCGGTATCTGCATTTTAATGAGCGGAGAAGATCTACCTGGCTCTGTTCCAATCGAAGGTTCAGTCATCGAAAGAAGAACCGGTAAACGTCTTGAATTTTTAGGGGACGTGGTTTGGAAAATCCCAAAACAGGTGGATGCCAAAAGAAAGTTCTTATACGGGATACGTTTTAGAGATCCTTTAGAACTGACAGAGTCTCTTATACTTATCAATCTTTCCTTAGAAGGTTAAAATCCTAAAACCGCATACGGTTGCGCGAACTTCCTTACGTCATATTTTTATTGCAAAGGCCAGGGAAGAGCCTACCTATGTCGTAAAGGCTTCTAATGATCGAAACCGATAATCCTCATCGCAAACAAACCGTACGAGAAAAAGAAATCCAGCTTCTAAAACGGATCAAAGAAGGGGATGACAAGGCATATATAGAGCTTACCGGCCCTTATAGGGAGAGATTATACAGAAAAGCTGTCTCTATGGTAAAAGATGGGGATGACGCAGAGGATATCGTCCAAGATGCCCTGATCTCAGGATACCGCTCTATACGCAATTTTAGGGCAGAATCCGGGGTTTATACCTGGCTATACCGTATCGTGGTCAATAAATCCAAGGACCTTCTGGCTAAAAGAAAGAGGGCCAGGGAAAATTCCATGGACGATTCGGAGTTCCAGGTCACTGACGATCGTATCAGCTTCGAAAAAAAAGTAGAACTTTCCGACGAGAGTAACTATCTAATCAACAAAATCAACGAACTCGAGGATATATACAAAGAAGTCATCGAGCTCCGGTATTTCGAGGAAATGTCCTATTCACAAATAGCAGAGATCCTCGGAACTAATATCGGAACAGTCAAAAGCCGGCTCTTTAAGGCAAAGGAATTTTTGAAACATCTGATTATGAAAGATGGAAAGAGCGAAGGCTTTTTTAGGTAGTAAGGTATGGAAAAACAAACAAGTAAACAACAGAGCACGAAATTCGGCTTCTCGACGATTTTTCAAAAGGAAGATCCGGATCATGTTAAATTAGAAAATTCTTTGGTTCGAGCAGTCTCCGAACTACGAACGGAACAGATGAAGGATATCAGCCTCTCCAAGGACTTCAATCTTAGATTAGAAAATCT
This genomic stretch from Leptospira neocaledonica harbors:
- a CDS encoding methyl-accepting chemotaxis protein is translated as MSIRFRISLYLSVVLLSGSIILTVINSVGSYFSLKYQVEDGSRMAGERFAYEVKDFLDSALGSLRGTQFLLESSRPAREEVVAALWKLVEANQYYFGTWVVFEPNGFDGPDARYKNKPPYHDGTGRFVPYINKSKGAVIAEPVIYYENMDESGAFYTVPKKTLHDYVADPFSYPVGGKDVLMVSIVKPVFRGGSFSGVVGIDLAMENLQELLGPIKPFRGEGYLTLISPNGTYAANGKDPSLVGKKNPDQEWLKQIVEGIAKGKPFSLHGGGEGHHFFPFLLGNYDKPWAVEVSIPDSIFWSDMRGVILQTILSSLVIMVVILIILNLIFNRLITSGLLEAIGFSEKIADGDLTSHIEIAREDEIGKLLKSMDMMKVNLSKIILDIKTSSTKLNSTSDQMAESSRNFSDVAQAQASAAEESSAAVEELAASAENVRRSMEKAIENMKEIDTNVVLLREQIGTINNEMQTLSQVASESQERAVTGENAMGATNQAMDEIGESASRINEILSIITEISEKTNLLALNAAIEAARAGEAGKGFAVVAEEIGKLASQTSSSVQEIGELVDSTNNAVHNGNTKVKEASDILRKLRTSVDSFGLSAKKVLESVKTQEKNTQDIHQSANFLMSFSLQIEEAVQEQKRATDEITKTIVSISEGTQEVASGADDLTSYSSEMHGQSEGLLKSVDKFKL
- a CDS encoding PP2C family protein-serine/threonine phosphatase, which gives rise to MNLSNKKASGILNPWSFLETEFNYREVSAWKDFVRIDQSFIRLAFFLHFLVYFLVLIPEIRNSPHGTIYFGLILSLNILSLVLSFQRKYLPAVIHGTNFSIIFLVMLILNESFYTFDDLHSLQLYNNYFLLVGFLVLFQMFRLKVKGCFLTATYSIVLHLGFIYFKLKDGPLPGFPLVLFVPDVVYLILSLIGTTIVVIVRRLVRISSELDSEYRFLQHELQIARKVQETLFPEDISIKGFRYEVFRSTPNEIGGDFYDFIQLREGNTGVFLTDIAGHGIASALVASFIKIMVATMPYRLKLHPVRLLEYLDETLLRQFKSHHASAVYIFFDFISREIHFANGGHPYLMHSQNGNDFREIETTGSILGFGIKRPIAELVSLPIASGERLFLYTDGLIENRNPTGKQLGSEGLIEILNRNKSFTDLKQFKEAVQIELSAFFGDAEFEDDTLFLIIEME
- a CDS encoding enoyl-CoA hydratase-related protein encodes the protein MSESLIHLQKEGKLAILEINRPSALNALNEELLNELTSEITNLEKDPAIRVVIITGQGKAFVAGADIAKMKELNVGGAEKFAALGQSTFDRIQKSRLVSIAAVNGFALGGGLELALSCDIRIGSEKAKLGLPEVSLGLIPGFGGTQRLARLIGYGRAAELIFTGDMIGAEEAYRIGILNKLVKDGEDLISTAKATAESILKKGPIAVSTAKSVILNGLDMQLSKGQELEKKEFSNLFSGKESKEGMGAFLEKRPPNF
- a CDS encoding DUF192 domain-containing protein; the encoded protein is MKTFRFFILSILFCLPMAGWGEYNSPLYLEKTTIYIGDHPLLVEVANTDESRQRGLMFRKKLGENEGMIFIFPNEEYLSFWMKNTLIPLSIGYFSKDKMLVDVYEMAPNQTQVLYHSTRKVLYAVEANPRWFAKRGLGKNSVLKIENRFIGK
- a CDS encoding DUF3332 family protein, whose protein sequence is MVKNVLKKIILTLVLVGASFGSLANCFGKFALVRVFYNANDGINVGGGLLAKIVKTVLFYIPFGFLMAIGGFIDFLLFNLIEFWSGSNPVGLNEYDKEGRYAKSFEQDGEKLTLVYTEFGSRLDLTAVSKEGKSETLTAFRSQPGKFFVEREGQLSEIEVTSQSVGSQVILKLTEQGKLKSSKVVEAQSLQDLQLRAAESL
- a CDS encoding MBOAT family O-acyltransferase, which translates into the protein MIFPTLEFFLFFAFVFVTHWYILPALIPEPKLRKSLIHIFLLIMSYIFYMSWNWKFGGLILLSTVIDFFLADQIFESKNQGFRKKMIVISLVLNLVFILGFFKYYGFLSENLNALLHTLGFQSLFPVLKIVLPVGISFYTFQSLSYTIDVYRGAIPSEKNFIRFALFVSFFPQLVAGPIVTAKSFLPQLQTEKKIEDIPFRKAIRYFLMGYFKKVVLSDNISPIADLIFKNPDAYSTEALWLGAFLFWVQVYCDFSGYTDMAYSAALLLGYELPENFRMPYISQSVTEHWRRWHITLSTWLRDYVYISLGGNRVGLFRHRFNVWFTMFVGGIWHGANWTFLIWGSIQGGFLLIESVLKEWKAKWFPSFTISDSWDKWLTPVRVLYASTVAVTFGVIFRSANIESALKMIHGMYVYQSGELRPYMLKQGIPAILCVIIGHYIGWLLYEKGKEIKIPAWLEFSLYPLIAFCFAILSPDGEIPFIYFDF
- a CDS encoding PilZ domain-containing protein, which produces MSEPGQKPRSPRFYPRDFDEYIVQVDSGLITLEGKLGNISESGICILMSGEDLPGSVPIEGSVIERRTGKRLEFLGDVVWKIPKQVDAKRKFLYGIRFRDPLELTESLILINLSLEG
- a CDS encoding RNA polymerase sigma factor, with protein sequence MIETDNPHRKQTVREKEIQLLKRIKEGDDKAYIELTGPYRERLYRKAVSMVKDGDDAEDIVQDALISGYRSIRNFRAESGVYTWLYRIVVNKSKDLLAKRKRARENSMDDSEFQVTDDRISFEKKVELSDESNYLINKINELEDIYKEVIELRYFEEMSYSQIAEILGTNIGTVKSRLFKAKEFLKHLIMKDGKSEGFFR